The following proteins are co-located in the Rippkaea orientalis PCC 8801 genome:
- a CDS encoding HpsJ family protein, which translates to MNNTAFTSLVLKLIGVVFILSSLLDYVTLAFPLDWQNKQWQIGLVTSIVDRGIVPLVGMAFILLGYWLDSKSDTPQVKSSGFDLRLPVYLLASVLGLMFLLMVPLHLNNLNTAKTDALAQIEEGAGQGADQIKAFLSQVDTLSKNPQLLRQQIQQLSQVIDARQVQGRALNAQQLERLTQQRAQLEGLRDLSANPTEYKKRIDQLKKGLETQLLDRRKQAETQAKTNALKQSLRIGLSSLMLAIVYAVIGAVGFKSSMGSGAPKMSRPKAPKR; encoded by the coding sequence ATGAATAACACAGCTTTTACATCTCTTGTCCTTAAACTGATTGGAGTAGTCTTTATTCTTTCTTCTCTGTTAGACTACGTTACCTTAGCATTTCCCTTAGACTGGCAGAATAAGCAGTGGCAGATTGGCTTAGTGACCAGTATTGTTGATCGAGGAATTGTCCCTTTAGTGGGGATGGCCTTTATTTTGCTTGGTTATTGGCTTGATAGCAAGAGTGATACACCTCAAGTCAAGTCATCAGGATTTGATCTGCGATTACCAGTCTATTTACTGGCCTCAGTTTTGGGACTAATGTTTTTATTGATGGTTCCCCTTCACCTCAATAACCTAAATACCGCAAAAACAGATGCTTTAGCCCAAATTGAAGAAGGAGCAGGTCAAGGAGCCGATCAAATCAAGGCCTTTTTGAGTCAGGTAGATACCCTATCGAAAAATCCTCAGCTTCTTAGACAACAGATTCAGCAGTTAAGTCAAGTGATTGACGCAAGACAAGTCCAAGGAAGAGCTCTCAATGCTCAACAACTTGAACGGTTAACCCAACAACGTGCCCAACTTGAAGGATTACGAGATCTCTCGGCGAATCCAACAGAATACAAAAAGCGAATTGATCAGTTGAAAAAAGGATTAGAAACTCAACTCCTCGATCGCCGGAAACAAGCGGAAACCCAAGCGAAAACTAATGCTCTCAAACAGAGTTTACGCATTGGATTAAGTAGTCTCATGCTGGCTATTGTTTATGCGGTAATTGGAGCAGTTGGGTTTAAATCCTCCATGGGTAGCGGTGCACCGAAAATGAGTCGTCCTAAAGCTCCTAAGCGTTAA
- the pgl gene encoding 6-phosphogluconolactonase, with translation MKKLIEVLPDKTALIERSLSLTLEKITTAIEQRGQCTLALSGGSTPKPLYEALAQQPLPWEKIHIFWGDERYVPPDHPDSNQGMTRQAWLNHISIPAENIHPMPTASGDPTLDAQTHETELIQFFQVGIGQFPAFDVILLGMGDDGHTASLFPHTEALAVRDRLVTVGNKDGQPRLTFTIPLINQARCVIFVVAGENKRPALAEIMAEVSDEQAYPSRSIQPQGELWWLLDAAAGE, from the coding sequence ATGAAAAAATTAATTGAAGTCTTACCTGACAAAACGGCTCTGATTGAGCGATCGCTATCCTTAACCCTAGAAAAAATCACCACAGCGATAGAACAAAGAGGGCAATGTACTCTGGCTCTGTCGGGGGGAAGTACCCCCAAGCCTTTATATGAAGCCTTAGCTCAACAACCCCTACCCTGGGAGAAAATCCATATCTTTTGGGGAGATGAGCGTTATGTCCCGCCCGATCACCCCGATAGTAACCAAGGGATGACCCGACAAGCATGGCTCAATCATATCTCCATTCCCGCCGAAAATATTCACCCGATGCCAACGGCTAGCGGAGATCCTACCTTGGATGCCCAAACCCATGAAACCGAATTAATCCAATTTTTTCAGGTGGGAATCGGTCAATTTCCGGCCTTTGATGTCATTTTACTAGGAATGGGCGATGATGGCCATACCGCCTCTCTGTTTCCCCATACGGAAGCCTTAGCTGTGCGCGATCGCCTGGTGACAGTGGGCAATAAAGATGGACAACCTCGCTTAACCTTCACCATTCCTCTGATTAATCAGGCTCGTTGTGTCATTTTCGTGGTAGCCGGAGAAAATAAACGTCCAGCCTTAGCAGAAATCATGGCTGAGGTAAGCGATGAACAAGCTTATCCCTCTCGTTCTATTCAACCCCAAGGAGAACTCTGGTGGTTACTCGATGCAGCAGCCGGAGAATAG